In Drosophila busckii strain San Diego stock center, stock number 13000-0081.31 chromosome 3R, ASM1175060v1, whole genome shotgun sequence, the sequence ACTGGATAACGAGGACTCCGTCTCGCTGTTCGGTGGACTGCGCATTGATCGCGTCGAGACCGGTCGCAGCTTTGGGGCCGCCAAGGCCGTTGAGTCGTTTGAGGATCGTGCCGAGCGCTATCTGGAAACCCACGAGCTCAATCTCTCGTTCTCCGGCGAGGAGCAAGATGAGAACGCCGAGAATGCCTACACCGGACGTGCCATGGAGGGTGAGTCAGCGTCGTTGTTTGGCGCACAACTTTCACCTAAGCCGGCGGCCACACCCGTCTGCAATTGACAGCTCACCTGCTGAataattgcgtatacgcagcgtgtggcacgctgccagctgccagctTGACATTCTTGCTGCTGTATACTTTGCGGCTGCAGAAAATTTCGTCATGTCAGCGACTGGGCTTAGCCTACTTTTAGTACAAACTCTTAAATACTTTCGTACGTTTTAACAGAACCACGCAGCAAGCGCATGAAGAAGAtgctgttgccactgctgttggctttgaaGCTTAAGAAGGCTGTTGTCATCAAGGTTATGTTCACCATCATCAAGTTCATCTCGCTCAAGGCTCTGGCCATCTCCTTCCTCGCTCTCATTCTGGCTGGTAAGCAACTAATCAGACTGAAGCCACAAGCAACATGCCTAAGGCTTTGAATTTCTTGCAGGTGCCACCTTCTTCAAGGATCTGTTGGCCAAGAAGAAGGATCACATTACCACTGCCTACATCACTGGCAGCCCATTGAACGCCGAGATTGTGCACTCCGACTGGAACCGCAACGGTCAGGCTAGCG encodes:
- the LOC108603899 gene encoding uncharacterized protein LOC108603899, with protein sequence MCAKFVCVVLVASFVCGAFALPSQDSSEKDLVNMLNKLDNEDSVSLFGGLRIDRVETGRSFGAAKAVESFEDRAERYLETHELNLSFSGEEQDENAENAYTGRAMEEPRSKRMKKMLLPLLLALKLKKAVVIKVMFTIIKFISLKALAISFLALILAGATFFKDLLAKKKDHITTAYITGSPLNAEIVHSDWNRNGQASAADLAYNHYGLAQPF